From Aristaeella lactis, the proteins below share one genomic window:
- a CDS encoding DUF4214 domain-containing protein, protein MEKLTCWYLPITSIDLSQNANLQELDCLHNNLRELDLSHNPELTQLDCRENQLTKLDLSNNTKLKTVVCNDNQLTALDISKCADLWGVYCYNNQLTELNTENNGTIFSIWCNGNQLTTLDVSKNPKLAYFNCSENKITVLDISKCPALIKLIVDETRFEDDKTYGWSRYIPEEYFAVDKNVRLIPVAVESVSLNYTKLDMTAGENKQLTETISPFYAGNQNIRWDSDHPEIAIVDSNGKITAVTPGRATITVTTEDSGKTAACVVTVSPNGEGSVPVLGVTLNKAELTLSEGAMETLFATVTPAYATNGKFIWSSNNNSVATVDAGGKVTAVAAGKATITAMSEDGTKTASCTVIVDSGDKVEAFVTRCYSIILGRKPDAAGFADWTTALRNKTKTASEIIYGFVGSNEFKNKNYSCSDVVEILYKAMLGRGSDAKGKEYWVTKLEDGQPVGAAINGFCASNEFQRICREYGITPGSVKVESANETGNGNNGADNPRILTSARRTIKKEKAENFIRRCYARILGREVDQDGLTNWAEILTSGQMTPEQVANSFFSSEEFENRNLDSEEIVKILYRVYMGREADQEDLNTWVEKLNNGTKLQELVKTFSKTKEFKAIISSMID, encoded by the coding sequence TTGGAGAAACTGACCTGCTGGTATCTTCCGATAACATCTATTGATCTGAGCCAGAATGCAAATCTGCAGGAACTGGATTGCCTGCATAATAATCTTAGGGAGCTGGATTTAAGCCACAATCCGGAACTGACGCAGCTGGACTGCAGGGAAAACCAGCTGACAAAACTGGATTTAAGCAACAACACAAAACTGAAAACTGTGGTATGTAATGACAACCAGCTGACAGCATTGGATATCAGCAAATGCGCTGACCTATGGGGCGTGTATTGCTATAATAATCAGCTTACCGAACTGAACACAGAAAACAACGGAACCATATTTTCAATCTGGTGCAACGGTAATCAGCTGACAACGCTGGACGTGAGTAAAAATCCCAAACTGGCTTATTTCAACTGCAGCGAAAACAAAATAACGGTACTGGATATAAGTAAATGTCCTGCCCTTATCAAACTGATTGTGGATGAAACAAGATTTGAGGATGATAAAACCTATGGCTGGAGCCGATATATCCCGGAGGAATACTTCGCCGTGGATAAAAATGTCAGGCTCATTCCGGTGGCGGTTGAAAGTGTTTCTTTGAACTATACCAAGCTGGATATGACCGCGGGCGAGAATAAGCAGCTGACAGAAACAATATCTCCTTTCTATGCGGGGAATCAGAATATCAGATGGGATAGTGATCATCCGGAAATTGCGATAGTGGATTCAAACGGAAAGATAACGGCTGTGACGCCTGGACGCGCAACGATAACGGTGACAACTGAGGACAGCGGAAAGACTGCCGCGTGTGTGGTTACAGTTTCTCCTAATGGAGAAGGCTCTGTACCTGTGTTGGGTGTGACACTGAACAAGGCCGAACTGACACTGTCAGAAGGCGCCATGGAAACGCTGTTTGCCACGGTTACTCCCGCCTATGCTACTAACGGTAAATTCATCTGGAGCAGCAATAACAACAGCGTTGCAACGGTGGACGCGGGAGGTAAGGTGACTGCTGTTGCGGCCGGCAAGGCAACAATCACCGCAATGTCAGAAGACGGTACAAAAACAGCAAGCTGCACGGTTATTGTTGATTCGGGAGACAAGGTGGAAGCCTTTGTGACCCGGTGCTACAGCATCATCCTGGGCCGGAAACCGGATGCCGCGGGATTCGCGGACTGGACGACAGCCCTGAGGAACAAGACAAAGACCGCTTCTGAGATTATCTACGGTTTTGTGGGGAGCAACGAGTTCAAAAACAAGAACTACAGCTGCTCTGATGTTGTTGAGATCCTGTACAAAGCCATGCTGGGACGCGGTTCTGATGCCAAAGGCAAGGAATATTGGGTTACGAAACTGGAGGATGGTCAGCCTGTGGGGGCAGCCATCAATGGGTTCTGCGCGTCCAATGAATTCCAACGGATCTGCAGGGAATACGGAATCACACCCGGTTCGGTGAAGGTCGAGAGTGCAAACGAAACAGGAAACGGCAATAACGGAGCGGATAACCCGAGAATCCTGACGTCTGCCAGGCGTACGATCAAAAAGGAGAAAGCGGAAAACTTTATCCGCCGTTGTTATGCACGGATTCTGGGCAGGGAAGTGGACCAGGACGGCCTGACCAACTGGGCCGAGATACTGACAAGTGGACAGATGACGCCGGAGCAGGTGGCTAACAGCTTCTTCTCTTCTGAGGAATTCGAGAACAGGAACCTGGATAGCGAGGAGATTGTGAAAATCCTATATAGGGTGTACATGGGCCGTGAAGCTGATCAGGAAGACCTGAACACCTGGGTCGAAAAACTGAACAATGGCACAAAACTGCAGGAACTGGTGAAGACATTCTCAAAGACAAAAGAATTTAAGGCTATAATATCTTCGATGATTGATTGA
- a CDS encoding leucine-rich repeat domain-containing protein — translation MKTKTLIILFIISSIIFSPVISLSDDNRVGEMFETADDIITAIRDGNTAEYEQCLYLEILYDEDGLNTIPQNAFSFFPNVQELTIDSGVTCEDYSSIKDLRNLTVLNLCDADLVNIDFLNSLTNLQILGLSGNSIRNGNPIASLRDLEFLDVSENELSDISFVSELINLKVLYIEGNKGISDITPLSTLEKLEALSLSNTAVKDIESLCTLKKLEELSVAGNGIDNLDPISALENLIWLDVRNNNIFDVFPLSKLKKLEYLYLAGNPIENLQTLKDLPLISLDGIMELAP, via the coding sequence ATGAAAACAAAAACCCTTATAATATTGTTTATCATTAGTAGTATTATTTTTTCCCCAGTAATATCATTATCAGACGATAATCGGGTAGGCGAAATGTTTGAAACAGCAGATGATATTATTACGGCAATACGTGATGGGAATACCGCTGAATATGAACAATGCTTGTATTTGGAGATCCTATATGATGAGGATGGCTTGAATACTATTCCTCAAAACGCTTTTTCTTTCTTTCCCAATGTACAGGAATTAACTATTGATTCCGGTGTCACTTGTGAAGATTATAGTTCTATAAAAGACTTAAGAAATCTAACAGTGCTTAATCTATGTGATGCTGACCTTGTAAACATAGATTTCCTCAATTCATTAACCAATCTTCAAATCCTTGGGTTATCTGGCAATAGCATCAGGAATGGGAATCCAATAGCATCTTTGCGTGATTTGGAGTTTCTTGATGTTTCAGAGAATGAATTATCAGACATCTCTTTTGTTTCAGAGTTGATAAATCTGAAAGTGTTATATATTGAAGGAAACAAGGGAATATCAGATATAACTCCATTATCCACCCTTGAAAAACTCGAAGCATTATCTTTATCCAATACGGCTGTTAAAGATATTGAATCTCTATGCACTCTGAAAAAACTGGAGGAATTATCTGTGGCAGGGAATGGAATAGACAATCTGGATCCTATATCTGCACTGGAGAATTTGATTTGGCTAGATGTGAGAAATAATAACATTTTTGATGTATTTCCACTGAGCAAACTGAAGAAACTGGAATATTTGTATCTGGCAGGAAACCCTATAGAAAACCTTCAGACGCTGAAAGACCTGCCGCTTATCAGTCTTGATGGCATTATGGAGCTTGCCCCTTAA
- a CDS encoding WG repeat-containing protein has protein sequence MCFLLILLIIPVFAYGEKLFSPYGQYGLQQFEQNGKMGICDNNGNTIVDAEYEYISPDFHNGCAMLIKDHLIGFYNEVGSIISEPIWEKAWDYQCGLASIMIENRIGFIDTLGNIIVQPIWSEKSSKYFYCNRALVYDLEGNPYLIDNNGNIVFRFMDFINDQHFDIPDDLAITTCVNGCYILRMWQKTYGENYHYYVLNTEFTLIGPFISKADIAYISDDILILIDEESSSENTVRYINPDGRQWSRIIGTIDDMTSFAEGRGFVKAEEHKWLCFDKTGNTLFELEHDRIPIGYQDGIVTAYDYESDNAYYYDINGELLFTIPGGELASGERVCYYDIDKCAYGYYDYNMNLVIAPEWQSANDFEDEYTVVYDKEYNAYWIDREGHVIAPYKTTIQD, from the coding sequence ATGTGTTTTTTACTTATTTTGCTTATAATACCAGTTTTTGCATACGGAGAGAAGCTTTTTTCTCCATATGGTCAATATGGGTTACAACAATTTGAACAAAATGGGAAGATGGGGATATGTGATAATAACGGGAATACTATTGTAGATGCTGAATATGAATATATATCACCTGATTTTCATAATGGGTGTGCCATGTTGATAAAAGACCACCTCATTGGTTTTTATAATGAGGTTGGATCTATTATTTCAGAACCGATTTGGGAAAAAGCTTGGGATTACCAATGTGGACTTGCTTCAATAATGATTGAAAATAGAATCGGATTTATCGATACATTAGGAAATATAATTGTTCAACCTATATGGTCTGAGAAGTCAAGCAAGTATTTCTACTGTAATCGTGCTTTAGTCTATGACTTGGAGGGTAATCCATATCTTATAGATAATAATGGTAATATAGTTTTTCGTTTTATGGATTTTATAAACGATCAACATTTCGATATTCCGGATGACTTGGCTATAACTACATGTGTTAACGGTTGCTATATACTCAGAATGTGGCAGAAAACATATGGCGAGAATTATCACTACTATGTCTTAAATACAGAATTTACTTTGATTGGTCCGTTTATAAGCAAAGCAGATATAGCATATATATCGGATGATATCCTTATATTGATTGATGAAGAATCGTCTTCAGAAAACACAGTCAGGTATATTAATCCAGATGGAAGACAATGGTCTCGCATAATTGGAACGATAGATGATATGACTTCTTTTGCGGAAGGACGGGGTTTTGTAAAAGCAGAAGAACACAAGTGGTTATGCTTCGATAAGACTGGTAACACTTTATTTGAACTTGAGCATGATAGGATTCCTATTGGCTATCAGGATGGAATTGTCACTGCTTATGATTATGAATCAGACAATGCATATTATTATGATATTAATGGAGAACTATTGTTTACAATACCAGGTGGAGAATTAGCTTCTGGTGAACGAGTATGTTATTACGATATAGATAAATGTGCATATGGATATTATGATTATAATATGAACTTGGTTATTGCGCCAGAATGGCAAAGTGCAAATGATTTTGAAGATGAGTATACAGTGGTTTACGACAAAGAATATAATGCTTATTGGATAGATAGAGAAGGTCATGTTATAGCACCATATAAGACTACCATACAAGACTAA
- a CDS encoding transposase translates to MPRTARKKSCKQIYHVMLRGINKQQIFYEKEDYQFFVSLLERYKEPCGYEIYAYCLMGNHIHLLIREGNEVTTGDIFRHIGSAFVYWYNIKYERVGHLFQDRYKSEPVEDETYLLTVFRYILNNPVKAGLCCKAEEYPYSSAGEYLKGINGITDTSYIKGMYNEKNLKEYIYQKNEDQCMEMDETNRKRVTDEEARQLISKELGGVIPAIGKAKERKGLNSSINRLIRAGISIRQLSRLTGITKKIIENALE, encoded by the coding sequence ATGCCCCGTACGGCCAGGAAAAAGAGCTGTAAGCAAATCTACCACGTCATGCTGCGAGGGATCAATAAACAGCAGATCTTTTATGAAAAAGAAGATTATCAGTTCTTTGTCAGTTTGCTGGAACGGTACAAGGAACCGTGCGGATATGAGATATATGCGTATTGCCTGATGGGGAATCATATTCATCTGTTGATCCGGGAAGGAAATGAAGTAACAACAGGAGATATCTTCAGGCATATAGGCAGTGCGTTTGTTTATTGGTATAACATCAAGTATGAGAGAGTAGGACATCTGTTTCAGGACAGATATAAAAGTGAACCGGTTGAAGATGAGACATATCTTTTGACAGTGTTCAGATATATACTGAATAACCCTGTAAAGGCGGGATTATGCTGCAAAGCGGAAGAGTATCCATACAGCAGTGCGGGGGAGTATCTGAAAGGAATAAACGGAATAACTGATACGTCATATATCAAGGGAATGTATAATGAAAAGAACCTGAAGGAATACATATACCAGAAGAATGAAGATCAGTGCATGGAAATGGATGAAACGAACCGAAAAAGGGTAACGGATGAAGAAGCCAGGCAACTGATCAGCAAGGAACTGGGCGGCGTTATACCTGCAATAGGGAAAGCGAAAGAGCGAAAAGGACTGAACAGCTCAATAAACAGACTGATTCGTGCCGGAATATCCATACGGCAGCTGAGCCGGCTGACAGGGATAACCAAAAAGATCATTGAAAACGCGTTGGAATAA